In Metopolophium dirhodum isolate CAU chromosome 7, ASM1992520v1, whole genome shotgun sequence, one genomic interval encodes:
- the LOC132949039 gene encoding uncharacterized protein LOC132949039, whose product MVLIAKMTSFNSNRVRKILLSESSASIEAKVEMFKERLWVHELNTNREKEGEYHTLFSKLKKHPDKFFEYCRMDEETFNIVLDAIKDTIQKSETNFRKPISSEERLLVTLRFLATGCSFRSLAFTFRMGKTTISKIVVETCSAIWDKLFPTYLPEPTVDMWKSNSKNFYKNWNFPNCLGSIDGKHIRINQPQNSGSMYYNYKHFFSIHLLAVSDANYKFVMVDIGAYGRESDGGVLKNSEFFKKLQNKKLNIPNNAELPNTNIKVPYTFIGDEAFPLLVNILRPYPGKQLINNNKKKVFNYRLSRARRTVENTFGILSSKWRILNKAIETNIENAIIITKAVCILHNVVLTHNKQPIQNIIQNLSEEKVANISDGRRNNRFSTDARDTREIFANYFISEYGSVPWQMDYI is encoded by the exons ATGGTTTTAATCGCCAAGATGACTTCGTTCAATTCAAACCGCGTgcgtaaaatacttttatccgaAAGTTCTGCTTCAATAGAAGCAaaagttgaaatgtttaaagAACGTTTATGGGTACatgaattaaatacaaatagagAAAAAGAAGGTGAATATCATACTCTTTTTTCTAAACTAAAAAAGCATCCAGACAAGTTTTTTGAGTACTGCCGTATGGATGAAGAAACTTTCAACATAGTACTTGATGCTATTAAAGATACTATACAAAAATCAGAAACAAATTTCCGAAAGCCTATATCATCAGAAGAGAGGCTTTTAGTTACTCTGAG atttttggcTACTGGTTGTAGTTTTAGAAGCTTAGCTTTCACTTTTAGAATGGGAAAAACtactatttcaaaaattgtagtAGAGACATGTAGTGCTATTTGGGATAAATTATTCCCTACTTATTTGCCGGAACCTACAGTTGATATGTGGAAatcaaattccaaaaatttttataaaaattggaattttCCGAATTGCCTTGGAAGCATCGATGGAAAACATATAAGGATTAATCAGCCACAAAATTCGGGTTCAATGTACTACAATTACaagcattttttttctatacatctaCTTGCTGTTTCTGatgcaaattacaaatttgTGATGGTTGACATTGGTGCGTATGGCAGGGAAAGCGACGGCggagttttaaaaaattcagaatttttcaaaaaacttcaaaataaaaaactgaATATTCCTAATAATGCAGAACTTCCAAATACCAACATCAAAGTACCATACACATTCATAGGCGATGAAGCATTTccattattagttaatatattacgACCATATCCTGGCAAAcaactcataaataataataaaaaaaaagtatttaattacaGACTTTCTCGGGCAAGGCGCACAGTTGAAAATACTTTTGGTATTCTATCCTCGAAGtggagaatattaaataaagccATCGAAACTAATattgaaaatgctattataattacaaaagcAGTATGCATATTGCACAATGTAGTATTAACGCATAATAAACaaccaatacaaaatattattcaaaatttatctgaAGAAAAAGTTGCTAATATCTCTGACGGCAGAAGAAATAATAGATTTAGTACAGATGCCAGAGACACTAGAGAAATATTCGCCAACTATTTTATTAGTGAGTATGGTTCAGTTCCTTGGCAAATGGACTATATTTAA